One window from the genome of Thermaerobacter marianensis DSM 12885 encodes:
- the argR gene encoding arginine repressor, whose translation MKSKRQRLILEIIQAMPVETQEELVRELERRGLPATQATVSRDIKELGLIKTPTGDGRYCYALPDAAPGGRERLRRLFRESLLDIDTSENLVVVKTLRGTAAAAGEAIDQLGWPEIVGTVAGDNTVLVVVRSREMAPLVADRFRELAR comes from the coding sequence GTGAAGTCCAAGCGGCAGCGCCTGATCCTGGAGATCATCCAGGCCATGCCCGTCGAGACCCAGGAGGAACTGGTCCGGGAGCTGGAACGCCGCGGCCTGCCGGCGACCCAGGCCACGGTGTCCCGGGACATCAAGGAGCTTGGCCTGATCAAGACGCCCACCGGCGACGGCCGCTACTGCTACGCGCTGCCCGATGCGGCGCCGGGCGGGCGCGAGCGGCTGCGGCGGCTCTTCCGCGAATCGCTGCTGGACATCGACACCAGCGAGAACCTGGTGGTGGTCAAGACCTTGCGGGGCACGGCGGCGGCAGCGGGCGAGGCCATCGACCAGCTGGGCTGGCCGGAGATCGTGGGGACCGTGGCAGGGGACAACACCGTGCTGGTGGTGGTGCGGTCCCGGGAGATGGCCCCGCTGGTGGCCGACCGGTTCCGGGAGCTGGCCCGCTAG
- a CDS encoding NAD(+)/NADH kinase, protein MGYYGIRDDAPTGEDRAAAGHAGEATGPAGRDAGGNPATGQPVAWVGLFATKAAGRALAEQLRRWLAGRGVTAVELSGPPASGPAQGGMKGGAGPGVLGPGGPGDLPGGPGIVVSLGGDGTLLRAARVVPPGIPLLGVNLGRVGFLAEMGPEEVWEALPQVLAGRFVLDERRLLEGTAGRDAWWAVNDLAVRSGGTARLLRLRIRVDGQLAAEVAGDGVVVATATGSTAYALAAGGPAVPPDLECLVVVPLSSFSLAVRPFLVAPSRRVAVELLEGEAFVTADGQEARPLPSGGVLEAGLGGRTLRLVRRRPWPFYDVLRAKLFTTPGGGGRR, encoded by the coding sequence ACGGGACGACGCCCCGACCGGCGAGGACCGGGCCGCCGCGGGCCATGCCGGCGAGGCGACCGGCCCGGCCGGCCGGGATGCCGGGGGGAACCCCGCCACCGGCCAGCCTGTGGCATGGGTGGGTCTTTTCGCCACCAAGGCGGCCGGCCGGGCGCTGGCCGAGCAGCTCCGGCGGTGGCTGGCCGGCCGCGGGGTGACCGCCGTCGAACTGTCCGGGCCACCGGCTTCGGGCCCGGCCCAAGGCGGGATGAAGGGCGGGGCGGGGCCTGGGGTCCTGGGGCCGGGTGGCCCCGGCGACCTGCCCGGCGGTCCGGGGATCGTGGTCTCGCTGGGGGGCGACGGCACGCTGCTGAGGGCCGCCCGGGTGGTTCCGCCGGGCATTCCGCTGCTGGGCGTGAATCTGGGACGGGTAGGCTTCCTGGCCGAGATGGGACCCGAGGAGGTCTGGGAGGCCCTGCCCCAGGTGCTGGCGGGCCGGTTCGTCCTGGACGAGCGTCGCCTGCTGGAGGGAACCGCCGGCCGTGACGCGTGGTGGGCCGTCAACGATCTGGCGGTGCGCAGCGGCGGGACGGCGCGCCTGTTGCGCCTGCGGATCCGGGTCGACGGCCAGCTGGCGGCCGAGGTGGCGGGCGACGGCGTGGTGGTGGCGACGGCGACCGGCTCGACGGCCTACGCCCTGGCGGCCGGCGGCCCGGCGGTGCCGCCGGATCTGGAGTGCCTGGTGGTGGTGCCCCTGAGTTCCTTCAGCCTCGCCGTCCGGCCCTTCCTCGTGGCGCCGTCGCGCCGGGTCGCGGTGGAGCTGCTGGAAGGCGAGGCCTTCGTGACCGCCGACGGCCAGGAGGCGCGGCCGCTGCCCTCCGGCGGGGTGCTGGAGGCCGGGCTCGGCGGGCGTACCCTGCGGCTGGTGCGGCGCCGCCCCTGGCCCTTCTACGACGTGCTGCGGGCCAAGCTCTTCACGACGCCCGGAGGAGGGGGGCGCCGGTGA